TCTAATTTATGTGGCCCACTTCTTGGCCTCACGGTATACTTACTTTCTTTTCTTTTTATCCCCCAAAACTTTGGAGCTTTCAGTCTTTTTAGATGCTTTTTCACCATCTTTTTCCCTCTCTTTACTCTTATTTAATTTTTTCAATCTTCTTTCGTCTTTTAATTCAAGGTTGATGACCCTCAGATTGCTTGGGTGAATGGGTACTGATATATCTGAACCATCAACCTTTTTCCTTGTTATACCATCAATATAAACCTTTAATTTTTTTATCTCAATTCTGTTTATTTTCCCCCTCTTTCCCTTAAACTCACCACGCATTATTTCAACTTCATCTCCTTTTCTTAAAGTTATTGACCTTCTGCCATATTTTTCTCTAAGCTCTTTTGATAAAGTTGCGGAGATGAATTTCTTCTTTATGTGGATTGGGGCATGGTAAACATATTTCCTCTGTTTTCTTGGTTGACTTGAAGATTTCCATGCACTTGACCAAAACTTCATTTAAATCACGCCACAAAACTTGCCACTTTACCTATATGGAGGTATCTCTCAACAACCTCCCTCGCAACTGGACCCTTTATTTGTGTTCCTTGAGGCTCTACCTTATCATTAACAATTATAGCTGCGTTGTCCTCGAATTTAACTCTGATACCATCAGATCTCCTATATTCCCTCCTTTGTCTTATTATAAGTGCTTTTACAACCTGTTTTCTCCACTTGGGTGTCCCCTTTTTAACTGAGCATATAACAACATCGCCAACAGTTGCTGATTCCAGTCTCCTTTTCCTTCCATGGTAACCTTTAACCGATATCAAACCCAATTTTTTTGCTCCAGTATTGTCTGCGCATTCGAGTATAGCACCAACTGGTATACCTCTTGTTGTACTTGACTTCAAACCTTTCATACCTCCACCTTTTCTATCACTACAAAGTGTTTTAGTTTTGAAAGAGGCCTACATTCTGCTATTCTTACCTTATCACCTTTTTTCAGGACGAAACAATCTGGTTTATGGGCTAATATCCTGCTGTGTCTCCTCTCATATCTTTCATATTTTGGGATATAATGTAAGTAGTTTCTTTCGACAACTACTGTCTTCAACATTCTATCTGATTGGACTATCCCTTCCAAGATCTTCCCTCTTATCGGGAGTTTTCCGTGGAAAGGGCAGTCTGAATCCTGACAAGTTTTCTCGGGGGGTTTGACATCATACCCTATGTCTCTAACTTTCTTCTTCATCAAATCATCTCTAACTTTATTATCTTAATCTTTTAAATGCTTTATTATTTTTAACTTTTTACCATCTTGGAAGTTTTTTCTTTATCCTATCTTCGGGCCTTCCAAGAAGGAGTTTCCCGTTAACCTCAACTCTTCTTCCATCAGGAATTTTAAATATAAAAATTATGTTCTCCTTCGGAAGTTTTTTCTCCCCTTTTTTTGTCTCTATTATTATTGTTTTTTGTGTCTCATCTATAACTTTGCCCTTTAACCCGACCTGACTTGGATTAGTACTTCTTGAAACTTCAACCTCAAGCCCTATTAACTCGTGTCTAAATAGATTTTCGGGTGTTATTGGCATATAAATCAATTTAATAGAATTTTTTAATAGATTTATTTAATGCAATCAGGCAGACCAAAAAAATCTATATTTATCAATTTTTATTAATCGACGAAAAATTTCATTCTAACATATTTAAATTTAACTACTATTCAATAACTACGATGTTGGGTAAAAAAGTTAAAATTGGATTGTGTTTAGGTGGTATAATTGCATGTCTACTTTTTAATGGATGTGCTGAAAATAAAAATGGATCTACACGACCTCCAGAAAAACCTCAAAGTTTGATGTTATGTGGAATTGGTCTTAGAGATTATGAGGGGTATTTTGCTTATACTCAAAGAGAAGTTGTTGGGAATAGAGAAATTATTCAGAGAGGTTATCCTCCCTCAAGCCCTTTAAATATTCAAGAATTAGATCGATTTTTGACAAATTATGGAGATCCACGTGATGTAGAAATTTTTTGGGTTTATGGAGAAGATCTGTCAGGTATATGTTTAGGAAATACAATCTCAGCTTACATTTCAAATAGAACAAAAAATGAAAGTGGTTTTGATGGGTTTAATTGGAGTCCAGACAGAATTAGAATTATTATGCCTAATAATGAACGATGTTTTGATCACAAAAAAAATGAGGGTGGAGATCCAGAAAACTATGAAGAAGCTATTAACCAACTTTTTTTATCCCATGAATTAGTTCATTCGACTTTGGAATGGAGAGGGGATCCTCTTGCAGGTCAGATGGACGATAGTACATGCCATACTCCCGGTTTTGTTAGAGTTTGGTTTGGTATTTTCAAATATTATGACCTTTTTGGACCTTCTGGAGTAATTGATTATATTAGGACTGAAGGATATGATTTTTTCAATGGATATTTTGGACTTGGGTATGAATGCCAGGAATATCCCAATCCAGATTTTATAAGGGGTGTTTTTCCAGAATATTTTCCATAGTTTTTAAAAAATGGGAAAATTTACAGGAATGTTGAAAAATTTGGGATTTTATAATTAATTAGGGTGTTTTTTTGGTATTAAAAAGAAAAAGAACAAAGGATTATGACAAAGAATCCAAGATTTTTAGGGGAGTTTTAGATGAGAAAACAATGTTGTCACTCTACTGGTTTTTAAACAAACAACAAATCTCTCTTGAATCCTTAGTAAAAGAAGGTAAGGAAAGTGTGGTTTTTTCCGGTCTGACAAAAAATGGAGAATGGGCTGCAGTTAAAGTTTACAGGACTCAAGCAATGGATTTCAAGAATGTTTCAAAATATATCATCGGTGATCCCAGGTTTGGGAAAGTTCCGAGTAGTAAAAGAAAATTTATTTTTATGTGGTGTAAGAGGGAGTTCAAGAATCTACAAACAGCCTTCCAAGGTGGTATAAGCTGCCCAAAACCGATTGGGTGTTTTGAAAACATACTAATAATGTCATTTATTGGGGAAAATGGTGTGGTTGCTCCTAGGTTGATAGACACCAAAATACCAAATCCAAAAAAAATCTATGAAACCATACTACAAGAAATGAGAAAAATAAGTAATGTTGGCTTGGTCCACGGAGATTTAAGTCCATATAACATACTTTTTCATGAAAAACCTGTAATTATAGATTTTAGCCACGGCACAACTTGGGGGAACCCAATGGCTGAGGAACTTCTCCAACGGGATATCAAAAATATAAATTCTTATTTCACGAAATTTAATATTCCAATAATTAGTCAAGAAATCCTTTTTAAAGAATTTATAAGGCTATTGGGTGCTAAAAAAGATGTTTGATTACATTAAAATACAAGATAAGATGAAAAAAGTACTAATTAAGGATAAAGAAGGTTGGAAAAACCTAGAAAAAATAACAAACACAAAAATAACAATAGAAGAGGATGTTAAAATAGAAGGAGAGGGTTTTAATGTCTATCAGACAAAACAGGTTTTACAGGCATTTAACAGGGGTTTTCCTCTCAAAGATGCTCTAAACTTACTTGATGATGAATATGGATTAGAGATAATAGATTTATCGGAAGTAACCCATTCAAGAAACAGGATGATTGTTATAAAAGGGAGGGTGATAGGAACCAAAGGAAAAACTAAAAAAATGATAGAGGAGTATACTGAAACCAAGATTTCTGTGCAAGGAAAGACAATAAGTATATTAGGTAGATGGGATAAAATAAATGTGTCAAAAGAGGCCGTTGAGATGATTATAAACGGCTGCAACCATTCAACACTTTATAAATGGTTATACAGAAATGGTGTAAAGGATGGTAAATGAAACAAAGATAAAAACAGCTGAAGATATGGCAAAAGAACACAAAGAAATAGCCATATCTGAGTTCTTTGAAAAAAACAGACATCTATTGGGATACGATAATCCAACAAGAGCTTTGCTAACAATCGTCAAGGAAATGGTTGATAATAGCCTAGATGCATGTGAGGAAGCTAGGATACTTCCAAGGATATGGTTAGAAGTAAAACCAGTTGGTCCTGATAAATATAGGGTTATGTGTAAGGATAATGGCCCAGGTATAGTTGATCAGCAAATACCAAAAGTGATGGGTAAATTGCTCGTGGGGTCAAAATTCTATAAATTGATGCAATCTAGAGGGCAACAAGGTCTTGGAATAAAGGGTGCCGTACTTTACACACAATTAACAAGTGGAAAACCAACAACATTCATATCCTCAATAGGAAATGGAAAAACATCTTTCTATGAGTTGATGATAGACGTGAAGACAAATGAACCAAAAATAATCTCACATCAGTATATAGAAGATGGAAAAGAGTGGCATGGTTTAAAAGTCGAAATGGAATTTGAAGGGAGGTATGTGGAAAGCAAGACAGGAATAACCCAGTTCATCAAACAAGTTGCAATTGCCAACCCTTATGCCGAAATAATATTCGACGGTCCAAGTGGGAGAATGGAATTCAAGAGGGCGGTCAATGAATTACCACCTTTACCAAAGGAAATCAAACCACATCCCCATGGAGTTGAGTTGGGTGTATTTACAAGAATGCTACAGTCAACATCATCAAGGACAGTAAAATCATTCTTTATGAATGACTTCTCTAGGGTTGGTGGAAATTCTGCAGAAGAAATATGTAAATTGGCTGGTGTTGATCCTGGTATAAGTCCAAAAAGTTTGGATAATGATAGCATTCAAAAACTCTTTAAGGCGATGAAAAATGTTAAACTTCTGAGGCCTCCTACTGATTGTTTATCTCCACTTGGAGAGGAACTGATCCTTTCAGGACTGAAAAAGGAGATAAAGGCTGAATTTTTCTCATCGGTTACAAGGCCACCAACAGTTTATAGGGGGAATCCTTTCCAGGTTGAGGTTGGAATAGCCTATGGTGGTGAATTACCTGTCGAGGGAACCGTTGAAATAATAAGATTATCCAATCGTGTCCCGTTGATGTATCAAGCTGGCGATTGCGCAATAACAAAGGCGATAGCTTCAACCGATTGGAAAAAATATGGTTTCAACCAATCTGGCAAAAGTTTACCAACAGGACCAGGAGTTATAATGGTTCATCTAGTATCAACCTGGGTTCCATTTACTTCTGAATCTAAGCAGGCAATAGCATCCTATCCAATTATAATCAAAGAGATAAAGCTTGGACTTCAAGAAGCAGGTAGAAGGATGCAAAGATATGTGTCTGGTAAAAGGAAATATGAATTCCTTCAGCAAAGAAAGAAAATATTTGAAAGGTATATACCTGAGGTGGCTGAATCACTTGCTAAATTGGTCAATGAAAATAAAGAATTAATAAAATCCAAGCTTGAAAAAATGGCGAAAGAAATAACAGAGGTGAGATCTCTTGAGTCAGAATCTGAGGGAGATGACGTCGAAGAAATTGTATGAATTTGGAAAGGAGATATTTGAACAAATAAAAGAAGAAAAGAAACCTTATATGAGGATACCTGTAAGGTCTTTATCGAATATACAATGGGATGAAGTTAACAAATTGTTGACTTTAGGTGAAAAAAAATCAAAGAGGTATTTCTTCAATGTTGGTCATGCAAGAAAATTCATGCAAACTCTATTGATAGCATCATTTTGTAAAGATATTGTTGATGAAAATATTCACGCATCTATCAGAGACATGTATTACAATTTGAAACGTACATTGGGTGACTCTCATGAAAATACATTCGAAGAACAGTCTGAATCCATATGCCCAAATGAGCCACTTTTAGTAAGGATTGATGGTAAATTGAAAATTGTACCCGGGTATGAGGTCTTGAATTTTGCATTAAAAAGTGGAAAAGTAATTGAGAATAATGGGAAATTGAGAATAACTGATGTTAATATGAAAGTTTGTGCATTTGATCGTGAGGGGAAGATAAATGAACATAATGTAAAGATGGTTATTAGGCACCCTCCAAATAAAGTTAAGAAAATAAAAACAGCTTCTGGCAGAGATGTAAGGGTAACAAATTCCCACAGTCTGTTCACACTAAATAATGGTATAATCACACCAGTAAAAGTAAGTGATCTCAAAGTTGGCGATTGGATTGCCGTTCCAAGAAAAATAAAAATAATAGATAATAATAGTAGCATAAATGTTGTTGAAGAATTGATTAGAAATGCTCCTGAAAATATAATAAACAAAATTTACATAAAAGGGGATAAAAAAGTCATAGATGAAATTATAAATAGAGTTGGGAAAGAAAAACTCAAAAAATTCAGAGAAGAGAAATACAAAAATGTATGGTCTGACATGAAATCCAATTGGAAACATTGGGGGACAATACCTCTTTCTCTAATTAAATTTTCAAATGTTAAAATCGATGATTTGTTAAATGAAATTAAAATACAGGTTAAGGGTGGGGGTAGACAGAATTTTAATGCTATTATTGAGAAAAATGAAAATTTAGGTATTTTATTGGGTTACCTTTTAAGTGAAGGAACCCATATTTCATTTGTAAGATCTGATAAAATAAGAGAAGAAAGAATGGTAAAAATAATCAATAAGAATAAAAAAATATTAGAGGAATTTTCAAAATCATTTAAAAAATGTTTTGGTTGTTCATGTGCCTCTAAGAAATTAATTAAAAACAAGGATGGAACATTCAGTTTAAATGTTGGTTACAACCTTTTAAGCTATATTTTGGAATATGTCTTAGAATTTAAGCCAGTTAAAGCATGGGAAAAAGAAATACCATCTGTCATACTAGATAGCCCTGAAGGATGTATAAAATCTTTCCTTAGAAGTTTTAGACTTGGTGATGGAAGTTCTTCCAGTTCCAAGCTCTGTATAAGATATCATACATCCAGTATTAGTCTTGTTAATGGTTTGACGTTCTTAATGTTAAGAATTGGTATATTTCCAAGGATTTATACATACCCAAAGAAGAAACCAAATCACCATGTGATGTATGAATTAAGAGTCGGGTCAAGAGATGATTTGAAAAAATTATCTAAAATAACAAGAGATTTTGAAGATATAGAACTCAATAAAAAGACCAATATTTCTGGTGATAGAATTCCTGGAATAGGAATGTTAATTCAACAAGCAAGAATAAGTTGTCTTAACTGGAACCCTAAACTCTGGAAAAAAATCTCATGGAATATAATTGAAGAAAAAGAAGAGAGTATTAGTAGAGAAACATTAAAGAAAATTATAGATCTCTTAGAACCTTGTGAGTCTGATCCAAAAATAATAAATTCTCTTAAAAAATTAGCTGATAGTGATATATTATGGGACAAAATTAAAGAAATAGAGGAATCCGAAGAACCACCATATACACTAGATATTGCGGTAAATCCAACTCAAAACTTTATAGGAGGTAATGGTTTAGTAATTCTTCATAACTCAGATCCACTTATAGTGGATATTGAAACTAGTTTGGGTGTCCTTAGAGAGCAACTACATCTTCTTGCGGATAGAAAGGGTGTTGTGGTTGGGGACGTCAGGATAAGGGATAGGGGTGATGTGATAGACTGGTCAAAATTGGGTTCTGGGGGTTGGTCGATACCATCAGTAGTTGAAGAAGTGGAATTTGAGGAAGTAAATGCCGATTTTGTGCTTGTTGTCGAGAAAAATGCTGGATTTGAAAGATTGCACGAGGATAAGTTTTGGAAGAAATACAATTGTATATTGATGGGTACTGGAGGTCAGGCAGCAAGAGGAACAAGAAGGTTGGTGAAGAGGTTGCACGAAGAGTTCAAACTACCTGTTTATGTTTTGACAGATTCTGATTCTTATGGATGGTATATTTATTCGGTCATAAAATCAGGTTCAATGGCACTTGCCCATGCTTCTGATTCATTGGGATGTCCTTCAGCAAAATTTATAGGTTTGACAATATCTGACATCCAGGATTACAAGTTGGAAAAATCCATCATAAAGGCAAATGAGATGGACCTAAAAAGGGCTAAAGAGTTGCTTGAATACCCATGGTTCCATCACAAGGAATGGCAAAAGGAAATCAAATTAATGTTAGAAAAGAAGATAAAAGCTGAAATAGAGGCGCTCTCATCCAGAGGTCTAAAATTCTTGTCGGAAACATATCTACCAGAAAAACTCGAGAGCAAAGAATTTCTTCCATAGATTTTAAATCTGGTTAACAAATTAAGTATATGAAAGAAGTTTCTATAGAAGATTTCAGAAAATTGTATATTCCTCCGAAAAATTCTCATAAAGGTGAAAATGGAAAGTTGATGGTAATAGCTGGATCAAAGTTATATCATGGAGCCTCGATACTTCCACTTAAAGTTGCTTCAAGAATTGTTGATTTGGTTTACTTTTCATCTACTCAGGAAAATATCGAGATCTTAAGTAAGATGAAATCAGAGTTGTGTGATTTTATTTCAATCCCAAGAAAAAAGATTTGGGTTTTTCTAGAAAAATGTGATTGTGTTCTGATAGGTCCTGGCTTAGGTGAAAATCTGAAAACTAAATTTTTAACGGAAAAAATACTTAAAAAATCTAATAAAAAAATTGTCATAGATGCTGATTCTTTGAAATTAATAAATCCAAAATTTCTTGGGGAAAAATGTTTGTTAACCCCGCAGAAAATTGAATTCCAAAGACTCTTTGGTTTACAGGCAAATGAGGAGAATGTAAAATTCATGGCTGAGAAATACGGATGTGTAATATTATTGAAAGGTCCTTGTGATATAATATGTTCCCCTTATCAATGTAAAATAAATAAAACAGGAAATCAGGGTATGACAAAAGGTGGAACTGGGGATGTGTTGGCCGGTTTGGTCGCTGCCCTAGCATGTAAAAATGATTTGTTCACGTCGGCTTGTGTGGGGGCCTATGTCAATGGATTGGCTGGAGATAGATTGATGAAAAGGTTTTCCTATTATTACAATGCATCTGATCTTGTTGAAGAAATACCAAAGACATTGTCATGGTTGATTCATAAGACCTCAAGATCAAGAACAACATGATTAACCTTTGGAGCGTATGACTTAACTTTTTTAAAATTCAATAATTTTACTTTTAGATCTCTTTTTGAAACTAATTCATTTATTTCTGATAATATTCTTTGAGGGTCCTCACCTTCACCTAATGTTGAATGATAATGGATGATACCGTGTTTTTTGACTAAAAAAACAGCACTTTCTAGGTAATTTTTCGGAGATGGTAAAAGTCCCATAATCACCCTATCTGCTATTTTTCCAAGCTCCTTAGATTCTTCCTTGCAATCACCAAATATTGGAAATATTTTATCCTGAAGTTTGTTAATTTTTATGTTTTCCCAAAGGTAATGATATGATTCTGGGTTTATTTCAATCGAATAGATTCTTTTTGCCTTGGTGAATTTAGCAAGACCAAGAGAGAAATAACCTATTCCAGCAAACATGTCAACTATTGTTTCTCCTTCCTTAACTTTCTCTATCAATCTCTTTCTTTCAAACAGATTGCCTTTTGAAAACATGATTTTTGAGACATCTAACTTGTATAGTATACCGTTCTCTTTGTGGATTGTTATTGTATCTTTGTCTCCAGCAATAACTTTTATAGTGGGTTGCCTATATTGGCCTTTTATTTTATCTGTCATTCTACAGACTGTTCTTGTGTTTGGAATTGAATGTAAAAATATTTCTCCTATCTCTCCTTCATATTTCCACAACTCATTTCTTAGATTGATGATGATTATATCCCCTATCTTCTGATAACCTCTGGTAAGGAGTTTCTTTTCCTCATCACTAATTTTTAGTTTTTCTGATAATATTTTTCTTATTTTGGAACCCATACTTTAAAATGTGGTTTGGAAATTTAAGTAGAATGGGGTTATAATAATTAATTTAGATCCTATTTCACAGATGTAACCAGTATCAAAATTTATTATTTTGATATCTCAAAATAACATGATGGTCGTAGATCATAAGAAGTTGTGAAGAAGTATGGTTCTCCATATCTAAAACCACTAACAACAATATCAATTTGTGTGAAATAAATTTTATTATCCCAATTATCGGGAACAGGGGGTGTTTGAAAAACTAACACATCATTGATGTAAAATCTGTAGAATTTACTCGCGCCATTTCTAACCATATTATAAGTAATTTTAAAATCTAAATCATCAATTTGAAAACCAGAT
The nucleotide sequence above comes from Candidatus Aenigmatarchaeota archaeon. Encoded proteins:
- the rplX gene encoding 50S ribosomal protein L24, whose translation is MKFWSSAWKSSSQPRKQRKYVYHAPIHIKKKFISATLSKELREKYGRRSITLRKGDEVEIMRGEFKGKRGKINRIEIKKLKVYIDGITRKKVDGSDISVPIHPSNLRVINLELKDERRLKKLNKSKEREKDGEKASKKTESSKVLGDKKKRK
- a CDS encoding 50S ribosomal protein L14, translated to MKGLKSSTTRGIPVGAILECADNTGAKKLGLISVKGYHGRKRRLESATVGDVVICSVKKGTPKWRKQVVKALIIRQRREYRRSDGIRVKFEDNAAIIVNDKVEPQGTQIKGPVAREVVERYLHIGKVASFVA
- a CDS encoding 30S ribosomal protein S17 — protein: MKKKVRDIGYDVKPPEKTCQDSDCPFHGKLPIRGKILEGIVQSDRMLKTVVVERNYLHYIPKYERYERRHSRILAHKPDCFVLKKGDKVRIAECRPLSKLKHFVVIEKVEV
- a CDS encoding ribonuclease P protein component 1, which encodes MPITPENLFRHELIGLEVEVSRSTNPSQVGLKGKVIDETQKTIIIETKKGEKKLPKENIIFIFKIPDGRRVEVNGKLLLGRPEDRIKKKLPRW
- a CDS encoding serine protein kinase RIO is translated as MVLKRKRTKDYDKESKIFRGVLDEKTMLSLYWFLNKQQISLESLVKEGKESVVFSGLTKNGEWAAVKVYRTQAMDFKNVSKYIIGDPRFGKVPSSKRKFIFMWCKREFKNLQTAFQGGISCPKPIGCFENILIMSFIGENGVVAPRLIDTKIPNPKKIYETILQEMRKISNVGLVHGDLSPYNILFHEKPVIIDFSHGTTWGNPMAEELLQRDIKNINSYFTKFNIPIISQEILFKEFIRLLGAKKDV
- a CDS encoding RNA-processing protein, with translation MFDYIKIQDKMKKVLIKDKEGWKNLEKITNTKITIEEDVKIEGEGFNVYQTKQVLQAFNRGFPLKDALNLLDDEYGLEIIDLSEVTHSRNRMIVIKGRVIGTKGKTKKMIEEYTETKISVQGKTISILGRWDKINVSKEAVEMIINGCNHSTLYKWLYRNGVKDGK
- a CDS encoding DNA topoisomerase VI subunit B, producing the protein MVNETKIKTAEDMAKEHKEIAISEFFEKNRHLLGYDNPTRALLTIVKEMVDNSLDACEEARILPRIWLEVKPVGPDKYRVMCKDNGPGIVDQQIPKVMGKLLVGSKFYKLMQSRGQQGLGIKGAVLYTQLTSGKPTTFISSIGNGKTSFYELMIDVKTNEPKIISHQYIEDGKEWHGLKVEMEFEGRYVESKTGITQFIKQVAIANPYAEIIFDGPSGRMEFKRAVNELPPLPKEIKPHPHGVELGVFTRMLQSTSSRTVKSFFMNDFSRVGGNSAEEICKLAGVDPGISPKSLDNDSIQKLFKAMKNVKLLRPPTDCLSPLGEELILSGLKKEIKAEFFSSVTRPPTVYRGNPFQVEVGIAYGGELPVEGTVEIIRLSNRVPLMYQAGDCAITKAIASTDWKKYGFNQSGKSLPTGPGVIMVHLVSTWVPFTSESKQAIASYPIIIKEIKLGLQEAGRRMQRYVSGKRKYEFLQQRKKIFERYIPEVAESLAKLVNENKELIKSKLEKMAKEITEVRSLESESEGDDVEEIV
- a CDS encoding LAGLIDADG family homing endonuclease: MSQNLREMTSKKLYEFGKEIFEQIKEEKKPYMRIPVRSLSNIQWDEVNKLLTLGEKKSKRYFFNVGHARKFMQTLLIASFCKDIVDENIHASIRDMYYNLKRTLGDSHENTFEEQSESICPNEPLLVRIDGKLKIVPGYEVLNFALKSGKVIENNGKLRITDVNMKVCAFDREGKINEHNVKMVIRHPPNKVKKIKTASGRDVRVTNSHSLFTLNNGIITPVKVSDLKVGDWIAVPRKIKIIDNNSSINVVEELIRNAPENIINKIYIKGDKKVIDEIINRVGKEKLKKFREEKYKNVWSDMKSNWKHWGTIPLSLIKFSNVKIDDLLNEIKIQVKGGGRQNFNAIIEKNENLGILLGYLLSEGTHISFVRSDKIREERMVKIINKNKKILEEFSKSFKKCFGCSCASKKLIKNKDGTFSLNVGYNLLSYILEYVLEFKPVKAWEKEIPSVILDSPEGCIKSFLRSFRLGDGSSSSSKLCIRYHTSSISLVNGLTFLMLRIGIFPRIYTYPKKKPNHHVMYELRVGSRDDLKKLSKITRDFEDIELNKKTNISGDRIPGIGMLIQQARISCLNWNPKLWKKISWNIIEEKEESISRETLKKIIDLLEPCESDPKIINSLKKLADSDILWDKIKEIEESEEPPYTLDIAVNPTQNFIGGNGLVILHNSDPLIVDIETSLGVLREQLHLLADRKGVVVGDVRIRDRGDVIDWSKLGSGGWSIPSVVEEVEFEEVNADFVLVVEKNAGFERLHEDKFWKKYNCILMGTGGQAARGTRRLVKRLHEEFKLPVYVLTDSDSYGWYIYSVIKSGSMALAHASDSLGCPSAKFIGLTISDIQDYKLEKSIIKANEMDLKRAKELLEYPWFHHKEWQKEIKLMLEKKIKAEIEALSSRGLKFLSETYLPEKLESKEFLP
- a CDS encoding NAD(P)H-hydrate dehydratase gives rise to the protein MKEVSIEDFRKLYIPPKNSHKGENGKLMVIAGSKLYHGASILPLKVASRIVDLVYFSSTQENIEILSKMKSELCDFISIPRKKIWVFLEKCDCVLIGPGLGENLKTKFLTEKILKKSNKKIVIDADSLKLINPKFLGEKCLLTPQKIEFQRLFGLQANEENVKFMAEKYGCVILLKGPCDIICSPYQCKINKTGNQGMTKGGTGDVLAGLVAALACKNDLFTSACVGAYVNGLAGDRLMKRFSYYYNASDLVEEIPKTLSWLIHKTSRSRTT
- a CDS encoding class I SAM-dependent methyltransferase family protein; translation: MGSKIRKILSEKLKISDEEKKLLTRGYQKIGDIIIINLRNELWKYEGEIGEIFLHSIPNTRTVCRMTDKIKGQYRQPTIKVIAGDKDTITIHKENGILYKLDVSKIMFSKGNLFERKRLIEKVKEGETIVDMFAGIGYFSLGLAKFTKAKRIYSIEINPESYHYLWENIKINKLQDKIFPIFGDCKEESKELGKIADRVIMGLLPSPKNYLESAVFLVKKHGIIHYHSTLGEGEDPQRILSEINELVSKRDLKVKLLNFKKVKSYAPKVNHVVLDLEVL